Part of the Candidatus Methylarchaceae archaeon HK02M2 genome is shown below.
ACAAATATAAAATTAACTCTCATGTCTATGATTATTATAAGTGTCCTAAAAAACACGATAGAGGGCTAAAACCCATCAAAAAAGTCAAATCTAGCTATAAAAGAAAAAAATTCCTACGAAACTGTCCTGAGTGTAATCGTTCGTTAATTGAAATCCCCTTTGAAGAGTTTATTGAAATAAAAAAGAAAATTTTGTTTAAGAAGTATGATATTAAGTCCTAAGTGGAGGTAGTCATGCCTGGTTTGGGTTTCTTTCGCCAATAGACAAACAAACCGCTGGTAACCACGGCTACTGCAAGAACTATTAGTCCAACTGTAGGTTCTATGGAACTTTCCTTCTCAGGCGTTTGAGATGGATTTGGAGGAAATGTTGATGCAGATCCCGGGTCAGAAGTTATAATTTCATAAAGTATAACTTCTCCAAGAATGTAGACTGTTTCTGAACCATAGATATCTGTTGCTACTAACTTGAGTGTATGAGTTCCACTTGTTAAGTCAATCTGTGTATTCCAGACACCAAAACTGTTTATAAGTGGATATTCAGTGGAGTTAACATGTAAGATTACTGTACTTACGCCAGAAGCATCTTTTACAATGGTTTCCATTTCTAAAGTGAAAGGTGTATGATACTCAGCTAACATTGTTTTATCTGGATATACTTCCTCAAATTCTGGACCTTTAGCAGTGATTTCAAAGGTATATTCCTGAGTAATTTGTACATTTGCTTTGTCAGTAATGGTAACTTCAACTGTGTAGGTGTTTGGTTCATAAAATTGAATTTGACCAATTCCTGTAGCATTTGAGTCTAAAGTTAGTTCAATATCTTGATTGCCCCAACTAATATTAACAGTAGCATTGGCCAAGCTGTCACTAGCTTCAATTGTGAAATTCGTGGTCTCACCGTCGGATAAATTTTCGGTTTCAAAGGTTATTCTAAAACTGGCTTGATTGACGATCAGAGTCCCTAATTCAACTGCTTTTTGTGTACCAATCATATCTTCTGCTACAATATTTAATACGTATTCTCCTGCGTTAAATATTGCAGAAATTTCCCATTTATTGGTAGTTACATTATATTGAAGGGAGTATTCCTGGTCATTCGCATAGAGACTGACGTAATTTATACCTGAGCCATCTATTACACTCAAAATGAGAGAAAAGGAGTGGGGTGCTGTTCCGTTGAGAGAACTCATTGAGTGAATAGATAGCTCAGGCGCTACCGCCTCAACCGTAATGTATCCATTTAGAATTGCTTGTTTACCTGCATTATCCTCTACATAGATGATAAAAGGTATGGAACCCATAGTTTGGGGTGTATAATGGAAGTAGAAGACGCCCTGTTCGCGCGCCTGTAGAATATTATATATGTAACGTGCATCATGTTCACCCCCGAAAAGGGTAGAAATTCCATCACTTTCAGGAAGTATATCGTCACCTTGAGTAATGTCATATATTGTATGATCTATTTCTATCTTAACAGAAGCAATACCTAAAGTGTCTGTAGCAATGATTTCGAAGTCAACAGAAGATCCATCAGCGATTGTTTCTGGGGTTACAGTATAAGTTACTTCTGGGGCAGGGTTGTCCACAATGTTAAAGCTTCCAACATTAGTAAAAATGGTTTCAATACCTAAATTATCTATAATAATTAGATCTATTGTCCATATTCCTATTTGGTACTGTGTGTCACACCATATTGTCTTCTGATAGAGACCATCTTGATATTCAAGATCTATAGTAAAGTTATTGTAGTTATCATAAATGATTGCAGTAACAGAGTTGATAGAGTCAAAGTCAGTGGCATTAACACTAATTTCAACAACATCTCCTAAATTCAAAGTCGTAGGTGTAATATCGATTTTTTTGACTTCTGAGGGGTTATCTAGTACCTCTAAAAATGAAATTTGAGCTGATATAGTGTAATAACTGTTTCCTTTATATTCTGCTTTCAATTTATAAGATTTAGGAAGTAAATTAACTTCTATTTCGGTAGAATAATACCCAAAGTCATCTGTAGTAACAGTGGCTATCTTTTGCCATGTTCCAGTGGCAGTTGCGTTCCAATATAAGTCAATTGTGGCATCAGGAATAGAAATTCCGTGAGAAGTGGTTAGAGTTCCATCAATTACTGCAGTTTCAAGATGAGCAGCAGTAACATCGTTTAATGTCAAAACAACGCTATTTTTTAGCACATTGAGTGTATGAGTCATTATTTTTGTGGTTACTTTATCATTATTTTCGATTGTGATCCGGACAGTGTATGTGCCTGGTTGTCCATAGTGCACTTGGTTTTCCTCAGTCCAATGTACCTCAATAGTAGCATCTCCTGAGCCATCTGTCATTATTGTTCCCCATTGATCCCAATAAAATCCTGTTAGGGAAGTGGCAAAGCTTATTGGAATATTTGCAATAGAATTGCCTAAATAATTGGTAACATGAGCATTCCAAGAGGTAACACTACCATATTCAATGGTATTAGAACTTAGGCTAGAATCAAGTAAGGCGGTTCCTTTAACTACGTTTAGGGTTGCATCATAGGTCGTTGCGTTCTGAGTTGCATTACCTAACCATTCTAAGGAAAGTTGATAATTGCCTTCACCAAAGTCTTCGATGGGCACCTCAACAACCGCATAACCTTGAGAAATAGGAGCTGTTAAGTCAAGAAGGAGAGTAACTCCATCATATACATAAGAGTTCAACTGACCTGCGGTAATTGGGTTTCCATTGGATGATGTTAGGTATACTGGAATAGAATGAATGGTACCATAGGTAGCTTCAATTATGTCTGTATCTAGAGTAATTATTGTTTCGAAAAAGGTAATTGGTTCTTCAAGTATCGCTGAAATATTTGCAGTAGCTTTAATATCTTCAGTAATGGGGTCTTCTAGGATTAATTCAAATAAAATTGAACCAGATTGGTCTTCGGATCCAGGAGTAAACAAATAGGTATAGTCACGAGAAATAACAGTTAGTTCATCTAATAGGTGCTGAATTGAGCCATTGTTTTGATAGGAGGTCAATCGTAGGGTTTTACCTACTGGGTCATCTCCTTCAATGGTGGCATCAATCTGTAAAGTATCAGTCCCAATTTCAATAACAGTTGCATTTCCAGTCATAACAATACTGAAAACTTCGGGAGGAGGAGAAGTTTCATTATTTATTACTTCAATTGTACAACTACCAAGGGATG
Proteins encoded:
- a CDS encoding Ig-like domain repeat protein, translating into MKKWPIGLKTSLIILFLLNIAINPLSTPVLASENQVTVTEVFPDRTDVTVGEEVIFTIHVTANGTPVPGGTVTVREETDSYYNVSGTLTDGTAVLTWYAQTWTPTGWCTFLATYEGTEGYNSSVGTTQVAVESPVTPGTQETATTITPSDEIIYPDEIIGFNIEIVYLGTFFPYFDGGYIALVDITENIVLQRHDIGFEFTDTYTTTLTLTIPAWYANGTHTIESRYTGSYDADHAPSLGSCTIEVINNETSPPPEVFSIVMTGNATVIEIGTDTLQIDATIEGDDPVGKTLRLTSYQNNGSIQHLLDELTVISRDYTYLFTPGSEDQSGSILFELILEDPITEDIKATANISAILEEPITFFETIITLDTDIIEATYGTIHSIPVYLTSSNGNPITAGQLNSYVYDGVTLLLDLTAPISQGYAVVEVPIEDFGEGNYQLSLEWLGNATQNATTYDATLNVVKGTALLDSSLSSNTIEYGSVTSWNAHVTNYLGNSIANIPISFATSLTGFYWDQWGTIMTDGSGDATIEVHWTEENQVHYGQPGTYTVRITIENNDKVTTKIMTHTLNVLKNSVVLTLNDVTAAHLETAVIDGTLTTSHGISIPDATIDLYWNATATGTWQKIATVTTDDFGYYSTEIEVNLLPKSYKLKAEYKGNSYYTISAQISFLEVLDNPSEVKKIDITPTTLNLGDVVEISVNATDFDSINSVTAIIYDNYNNFTIDLEYQDGLYQKTIWCDTQYQIGIWTIDLIIIDNLGIETIFTNVGSFNIVDNPAPEVTYTVTPETIADGSSVDFEIIATDTLGIASVKIEIDHTIYDITQGDDILPESDGISTLFGGEHDARYIYNILQAREQGVFYFHYTPQTMGSIPFIIYVEDNAGKQAILNGYITVEAVAPELSIHSMSSLNGTAPHSFSLILSVIDGSGINYVSLYANDQEYSLQYNVTTNKWEISAIFNAGEYVLNIVAEDMIGTQKAVELGTLIVNQASFRITFETENLSDGETTNFTIEASDSLANATVNISWGNQDIELTLDSNATGIGQIQFYEPNTYTVEVTITDKANVQITQEYTFEITAKGPEFEEVYPDKTMLAEYHTPFTLEMETIVKDASGVSTVILHVNSTEYPLINSFGVWNTQIDLTSGTHTLKLVATDIYGSETVYILGEVILYEIITSDPGSASTFPPNPSQTPEKESSIEPTVGLIVLAVAVVTSGLFVYWRKKPKPGMTTST